A single genomic interval of Candidatus Bathyanammoxibius amoris harbors:
- a CDS encoding adenosylcobalamin-dependent ribonucleoside-diphosphate reductase, producing MGKKSEKIELSPTGLLILKKRYLRKDGQGRCIESPEEMFRRVARNAAGANALYGEDPREAEAAFYGMMSRLEFLPNSPTLMNAGRRLQQLAACFVLPVEDSIEHIFDMVKFSALIHQSGGGTGFSFSRLRPKNDIVSTSGGPASGPVSFIRIFNEATEVINQGGFRRGANMAVLHVTHPDILEFIDCKNRQGVLTNFNVSVGVTDAFMKAVEDDGEYGLINPRTGKTVKKLRAREVFDRLVEEAWKTGEPGILFLDTINASNPTPELGAIESTNPCGEQPLLPYESCVLGSVNLSGMLKDGDGKRPGVDWDRLREVIRWGLYFLDNVIDVNKYPLPQVEEMSKGNRKIGLGVMGFADMLVKMGIPYDSEEALGAAEELMKFFSGEANAASIERAEKRGVFPNFSRSIYDKAGGPRYRNVSRTTIAPTGTISIIAGCSSGIEPIFAFSFGRRILDEEFIPEVYDLFVETAHREGFYSDRLMEEISKEGSIQSIPYIPDGTKRVFVTARDIPAEWHVRMQAAFQKYTDNAVSKTINFSSATSKKEVEKTFMLAYESRCKGITIYRDKSRISQALALECECEVETVN from the coding sequence ATGGGAAAAAAGTCCGAGAAAATAGAACTATCTCCAACAGGTCTGCTGATACTAAAGAAGAGGTACCTGAGGAAGGACGGGCAGGGCCGCTGTATAGAGTCTCCGGAGGAGATGTTCAGGCGGGTGGCCCGCAATGCGGCCGGCGCGAACGCCCTTTACGGGGAGGACCCCCGGGAGGCTGAAGCGGCCTTTTACGGTATGATGTCGAGGCTCGAGTTCCTGCCCAACTCGCCCACGCTTATGAACGCCGGCAGGAGGCTCCAGCAGTTGGCGGCGTGTTTTGTGCTGCCCGTGGAGGATTCTATCGAGCATATATTCGACATGGTAAAGTTTTCCGCCCTCATCCACCAGAGCGGAGGGGGGACGGGGTTTTCCTTTTCCAGACTCAGGCCGAAGAATGATATAGTCAGCACCTCAGGGGGGCCCGCCAGCGGCCCGGTCTCCTTTATCAGGATATTCAACGAGGCCACGGAGGTCATTAACCAGGGCGGATTCCGCCGGGGCGCCAACATGGCCGTCCTCCACGTTACACACCCCGACATACTGGAATTCATAGATTGTAAGAACCGTCAGGGAGTCCTTACCAACTTCAACGTCTCTGTGGGTGTGACGGATGCCTTCATGAAGGCGGTGGAGGATGACGGGGAATATGGGCTCATTAATCCCCGCACGGGGAAGACGGTGAAGAAGCTCAGGGCCAGAGAGGTCTTTGACAGGCTTGTGGAGGAGGCGTGGAAGACGGGCGAGCCGGGGATACTCTTCCTTGATACCATAAACGCCTCTAACCCTACCCCTGAGCTGGGCGCAATAGAGAGCACAAACCCGTGCGGCGAGCAACCGCTCCTGCCGTACGAGTCCTGCGTGCTGGGTTCGGTGAATCTCTCCGGGATGTTGAAGGACGGTGACGGTAAAAGACCCGGAGTTGACTGGGACAGGCTCAGGGAAGTTATAAGATGGGGGCTGTACTTCCTTGACAACGTCATAGACGTAAATAAGTATCCGCTGCCGCAGGTTGAGGAGATGAGCAAGGGCAACAGGAAGATAGGGCTTGGTGTCATGGGCTTTGCCGACATGCTGGTGAAGATGGGCATTCCTTATGATTCTGAAGAGGCCCTTGGTGCGGCTGAGGAGTTGATGAAGTTCTTCTCCGGTGAGGCCAACGCCGCGTCAATCGAGCGGGCGGAAAAGCGGGGTGTATTCCCCAACTTCTCGCGGAGTATATACGATAAAGCGGGCGGGCCCCGCTACAGAAACGTCTCCCGCACCACTATCGCCCCGACCGGCACCATCAGCATCATAGCCGGTTGCTCCAGCGGTATAGAGCCGATATTCGCCTTTTCCTTCGGCAGGCGCATCCTGGACGAGGAGTTTATCCCTGAGGTCTACGATTTGTTTGTTGAGACGGCGCACCGGGAGGGGTTTTACTCCGACAGGCTTATGGAAGAAATCTCAAAAGAGGGTTCCATCCAGTCTATCCCTTACATACCCGACGGGACAAAACGGGTCTTTGTGACCGCCAGGGACATCCCCGCGGAGTGGCACGTCAGGATGCAGGCGGCGTTTCAGAAGTACACGGACAATGCGGTATCGAAGACCATAAATTTCTCTTCCGCCACGTCAAAGAAGGAGGTGGAAAAGACGTTTATGCTTGCCTACGAGAGCAGATGCAAGGGGATAACCATCTACAGGGATAAGAGCCGGATATCCCAGGCCCTTGCGCTTGAGTGTGAGTGCGAGGTAGAGACAGTCAATTAA